One genomic region from Hirundo rustica isolate bHirRus1 chromosome 5, bHirRus1.pri.v3, whole genome shotgun sequence encodes:
- the CDKL2 gene encoding cyclin-dependent kinase-like 2: MDKYQVLGLVGEGSYGVVTKCRNRENGQVVAVKKFLEGDNDAAVRKIALREIKLLKQLRHENLVNLLDVCKRKKRWYLVFEFVDHTVLDDLKASPSGLDYDTVRKYLFQIMRGIAFCHSHNIIHRDIKPENILVSQSGVVKLCDFGFARPLAASGEVYTDYVATRWYRAPELLVGDSKYGKPVDVWAIGSLITEMLTGDPLFPGDSDIDQLFHITKCLGNLIPRQQELFYKNPLFAGMKLPEVKELESLEKRYPKLPPAALDLAKECLQIDPDKRPSCAELLQGDFFNKDGFAERFTQELKQKIQKDARDHRFQKNPKICKRDKDDVLEERTISVQDFSMAPRGQDGKLIKTKPCKADAEKADPSSKLGFLYDSAINPFKFSPQTNLKDSSSSLDYAKNLGTFIPPICQNFSPTFGMGSGPGGLNCRFDEKSKKYLNPLLKARKPSPVGRCSVSLTPVTYEKPILQASKKKWEFPKTDVHLPGLNHLPELRGVEARHPRFLKRETRTFTESQVPSLAAIDPHNSSLASQQLSGTLMPDASEANFSRVEH, encoded by the exons ATGGACAAGTACCaagtgctggggctggtgggggAAGGCAGCTACGGCGTGGTGACCAAGTGCAGGAACAGGGAGAACGGGCAGGTCGTGGCCGTCAAGAAGTTCCTGGAGGGCGACAACGACGCTGCGGTGAGGAAAATCGCCCTGAGGGAAATCAAACTGCTCAAG CAACTCAGGCACGAGAATCTGGTGAACCTGCTGGATGTGTGCAAAAGGAAGAAGCGGTGGTATCTGGTGTTTGAATTTGTGGATCACACGGTGCTCGATGACCTCAAGGCTTCTCCCAGTGGACTGGACTACGACACGGTTCGGAAATACTTGTTTCAGATTATGAGAGGAATTGCCTTTTGTCACAGCCATAAT ATAATCCATCGGGATATTAAGCCAGAAAACATACTGGTTTCCCAGTCAGGAGTCGTGAAACTCTGCGACTTTGGATTTGCCCGGCCCTTGGCAGCTTCCGGGGAAGTTTACACGGACTACGTGGCGACCCGCTGGTACAGAGCCCCggagctgctggtgggggaTAGCAAATATGGCAA GCCTGTGGACGTGTGGGCTATTGGCTCCCTGATAACAGAAATGCTTACAGGAGAcccccttttccctggagaCTCAGACATTGACCAGCTCTTCCATATCACCAAGTGCCTGG GTAACTTAATTCCAAGACAACAGGAGTTATTCTACAAAAACCCCCTCTTTGCTGGCATGAAGTTGCCTGAGGTGAAGGAGCTGGAATCCCTGGAGAAACGCTATCCCAAGCTCCCTCCTGCCGCGCTGGACTTAGCTAAG GAGTGTTTGCAGATTGACCCAGACAAGAGACCGTCCTGCGCCGAACTCCTGCAGGGCGATTTCTTCAACAAGGATGGCTTTGCTGAAAG ATTTACTCAGGAGCTTAAACAAAAGATCCAGAAAGATGCCAGAGACCATCGGTtccaaaaaaatcctaaaatctGTAAAAGGGACAAAGATGATGTTTTAGAAGAAAGAACAATCAGCGTCCAG GATTTCAGCATGGCCCCAAGGGGCCAAGATGGAAAGCTGATAAAGACCAAGCCCTGTAAAGCTGATGCAGAGAAAGCAGATCCATCCTCCAAGCTGGGCTTCCTCTACGACAGCGCAATCAACCCATTTAAATTCAGCCCTCAGACCAACCTGAAagattccagcagcagcttggacTACGCCAAGAACCTGGGCACATTTATCCCTCCCATCTGCCAGAACTTCTCTCCTACGTTTGGGATGGGTTCCGGGCCTGGGGGCCTTAATTGCAG ATTCGatgaaaagagtaaaaaatacTTGAACCCGTTGCTGAAGGCACGGAAGCCTTCTCCAGTGGGCCGTTGCAGTGTCAGCTTGACACCG GTTACTTATGAAAAACCCATCCTTCAGGCAAGtaagaaaaaatgggaattccCCAAGACAGATGTGCATTTGCCAGGACTAAATCATCTCCCCGAGCTGAGAGGAGTGGAAG CTCGGCATCCCAGATTTCTGAAAAGGGAAACCAGAACGTTTACAGAGTCCCAAGTCCCCTCCCTCGCTGCTATTGACCCTCATAACTCAAGTCTGGCTTCACAGCAG CTGTCAGGGACCTTGATGCCGGATGCATCAGAAGCCAACTTCTCCAGGGTCGAGCACTAG
- the AP1AR gene encoding AP-1 complex-associated regulatory protein isoform X2, translated as MGNCWAQWCCGLFFRRDPGRIQRGGGSKYFRTCSTGEHFTIEFENLVESDEGESPGSSHRPLTEEEIADLKDRHYDSIAEKQRAVDLKLQSEQRRQHRITQRAHAVNNGEFQSSVAEEDLDPFLRNTKFQYEAFRSSRLSSDATVLTPNTESSCDLMTKTKSVSGNDDSTSLDLEWEDEEGMNRMIPVRERSKTEEDILRAALKFNSRKTGSHPASASDDSNGLEWENDFVSAEMDDNGNSEYAGFVNPVLELSASDVRLSDSDRQDR; from the exons ATGGGGAACTGCTGGGCGCAGTGGTGCTGCGGACTGTTCTTCCGGAGGGATCCCGGCCGGATCCAGCGCGGCGGAGG ATCCAAGTATTTTAGAACATGTTCAACAGGAGAGCACTTCACTATAGAG tttgaGAACCTGGTGGAAAGTGATGAG ggGGAAAGCCCAGGAAGCAGTCACAG GCCTCTGACTGAGGAGGAGATTGCAGACCTGAAGGACAGACACTACGACTCCATTGCTGAAAAGCAGAGGGCTGTGGATCTGAAGCTTCAGTCAGAG CAACGTAGGCAGCACAGGATAACGCAGCGAGCACATGCTGTTAATAACGGAGAGTTCCAGAG CTCTGTGGCAGAGGAAGATCTCGATCCTTTCCTAAGGAATACAAAATTCCAGTATGAAGCTTTCCGAAGTAGTA gactTTCATCTGATGCCACAGTGCTGACGCCCAACACGGAGAGCAGTTGTGACTTGATGACCAAAACCAAATCAGTGAGTGGGAACGATGACAGCACCTCCTTGGATTTAGAGTGGGAAGATGAAGAAG GCATGAACAGGATGATTCCAGTGAGGGAACGCTCCAAGACGGAGGAGGACATCCTGCGGGCAGCGCTGAAATTCAACAGCAGGAAGACAGGGAGCCACCCAGCCTCCGCCTCCGACGATTCCAACGGGCTGGAGTGGGAGAATGACTTTGTCAGCGCCGAGATGGACGATAACGGCAACTCCGAGTACGCCGGCTTCGTCAACCCCGTGCTGGAGCTGTCGGCCTCGGACGTCCGGCTGTCGGATTCCGACCGCCAGGACAGATAG
- the AP1AR gene encoding AP-1 complex-associated regulatory protein isoform X1, which yields MGNCWAQWCCGLFFRRDPGRIQRGGGSKYFRTCSTGEHFTIEFENLVESDEGESPGSSHRPLTEEEIADLKDRHYDSIAEKQRAVDLKLQSELALQEEKLRLEEEALYAAQREAARAAKQKKLLEQRRQHRITQRAHAVNNGEFQSSVAEEDLDPFLRNTKFQYEAFRSSRLSSDATVLTPNTESSCDLMTKTKSVSGNDDSTSLDLEWEDEEGMNRMIPVRERSKTEEDILRAALKFNSRKTGSHPASASDDSNGLEWENDFVSAEMDDNGNSEYAGFVNPVLELSASDVRLSDSDRQDR from the exons ATGGGGAACTGCTGGGCGCAGTGGTGCTGCGGACTGTTCTTCCGGAGGGATCCCGGCCGGATCCAGCGCGGCGGAGG ATCCAAGTATTTTAGAACATGTTCAACAGGAGAGCACTTCACTATAGAG tttgaGAACCTGGTGGAAAGTGATGAG ggGGAAAGCCCAGGAAGCAGTCACAG GCCTCTGACTGAGGAGGAGATTGCAGACCTGAAGGACAGACACTACGACTCCATTGCTGAAAAGCAGAGGGCTGTGGATCTGAAGCTTCAGTCAGAG TTAGCCTTACAAGAGGAGAAGTTAAGACTAGAAGAGGAGGCTTTATATGCTGCACAACGTgaagcagccagggcagcaaagcagaaaaagctcTTGGAG CAACGTAGGCAGCACAGGATAACGCAGCGAGCACATGCTGTTAATAACGGAGAGTTCCAGAG CTCTGTGGCAGAGGAAGATCTCGATCCTTTCCTAAGGAATACAAAATTCCAGTATGAAGCTTTCCGAAGTAGTA gactTTCATCTGATGCCACAGTGCTGACGCCCAACACGGAGAGCAGTTGTGACTTGATGACCAAAACCAAATCAGTGAGTGGGAACGATGACAGCACCTCCTTGGATTTAGAGTGGGAAGATGAAGAAG GCATGAACAGGATGATTCCAGTGAGGGAACGCTCCAAGACGGAGGAGGACATCCTGCGGGCAGCGCTGAAATTCAACAGCAGGAAGACAGGGAGCCACCCAGCCTCCGCCTCCGACGATTCCAACGGGCTGGAGTGGGAGAATGACTTTGTCAGCGCCGAGATGGACGATAACGGCAACTCCGAGTACGCCGGCTTCGTCAACCCCGTGCTGGAGCTGTCGGCCTCGGACGTCCGGCTGTCGGATTCCGACCGCCAGGACAGATAG